The Verrucomicrobiia bacterium genome has a segment encoding these proteins:
- a CDS encoding SdpI family protein, whose amino-acid sequence MTSLASKFLILGIVTLLLVLPLVFRKVPMNRYYGFRTKAAFQSEQNWYEINARGGRMMAWGSLAILLVGAIGFFIPEKYTLLYIGGALIVIAIAIVVPLVSFIGWQRRFGP is encoded by the coding sequence ATGACGAGCCTGGCATCCAAGTTCTTGATCCTGGGCATTGTCACACTGCTGCTGGTGCTGCCGCTGGTATTTCGCAAGGTGCCGATGAACCGCTACTATGGTTTCCGCACCAAGGCTGCGTTTCAATCGGAGCAAAACTGGTATGAGATCAACGCGCGGGGCGGCCGGATGATGGCGTGGGGTTCGCTTGCGATCCTGCTCGTGGGTGCCATTGGATTTTTTATTCCCGAGAAATACACGCTGCTCTACATCGGCGGCGCTTTGATTGTGATCGCGATCGCCATTGTGGTTCCACTTGTCAGTTTTATTGGATGGCAGCGCCGCTTCGGACCGTAA